A window of Paenibacillus sp. 19GGS1-52 contains these coding sequences:
- a CDS encoding TetR family transcriptional regulator, with the protein MIKPNTFLSKTEILDAAEQTLRRFGPDKTSVTDVAKLLGVSHGTLYRHFPSKAILREAVTERWLEDSIIVPLTEIVNLAVESPLEQLKSYILKLIELKHLYAEQDPEMFKMYADVTAESADLIDAHVGRIIEQMSTLIARGVEANLIHTSVQTEVLARSIFNATARFHHPAHAYQWLSTDIEQEFRGLWYLLEKGLTAPVK; encoded by the coding sequence ATGATCAAACCAAATACTTTTTTGAGTAAAACCGAAATTTTGGATGCCGCTGAACAAACCCTGCGCCGGTTCGGCCCTGACAAGACATCAGTCACCGATGTGGCCAAGCTGCTGGGAGTCAGTCATGGCACTCTATACAGGCATTTTCCGAGCAAAGCGATTTTAAGAGAGGCTGTAACGGAAAGATGGCTGGAGGATAGTATCATCGTTCCCCTTACAGAAATAGTAAATCTTGCAGTAGAGAGTCCTTTGGAGCAACTGAAGAGTTATATACTAAAGTTAATAGAGCTGAAACATCTATACGCGGAGCAAGACCCTGAGATGTTCAAGATGTATGCGGACGTCACAGCAGAATCCGCTGATCTCATTGACGCCCATGTAGGGCGCATTATTGAGCAGATGAGTACCCTTATCGCTAGGGGTGTTGAGGCTAATCTCATTCATACGTCAGTTCAGACTGAAGTCCTGGCACGTTCTATTTTTAATGCGACTGCCCGTTTCCACCACCCCGCTCATGCCTATCAGTGGCTGAGTACAGACATTGAGCAGGAATTCCGCGGATTATGGTACCTGTTGGAGAAGGGACTTACTGCACCCGTTAAGTAA